The DNA segment TATCTATATGTATTAGGAAATCATATGAAAGGGATGTTATTATTTTAGTTTGGATCTAAGAAATTCGATGAATTATCCCTAAAGGTTCACATCATAATAGTGCTGGTTGATGAGAGTTACTTCGGAAACAAAAAAAAGTAAAAAAAAATTATTTTTGTTATTCTCCCAATTCCAATAAAATGCAACTAGGTCTAGTTAGAGTATGAGTTGGCGATCAGAACGTATATGGGTAGAACTTATAGCGGGGTCTCGAAAAACAAGTAATTTCTGTTGGGCCTTTATTCTTTTTTTAGGTTCATTAGGGTTTTTATTGGTTGGAACGTCCAGTTATTTTGGTAGGAATTTTATATCTTTATTTCCTTCTCAGCAAATAATTTTTTTTCCACAAGGTATCGTGATGTCTTTCTATGGGATCGCAGGTCTTTTTATTAGCTCCTATTTGTGGTGCACAATTTTGTGGAATGTAGGTAGTGGTTATGATCGATTCGATATAAAAGAGGGCATAGTGTGTATTTTTCGTTGGGGATTTCCTGGAAAAAATCGTCGCATATTCCTCCGATTCCTTATGAAAGACATTCAGTCCATCAGAATAGAAATTAAAGAGGGTATTTATGCTCGTCGTGTCCTTTATATGGAAATAAAAGGACAAGGAGCCATTCCCTTGACTCGTACTGATGAGAATTTTACTCCACGAGAGATTGAGCAAAAAGCTGCTGAATTGGCCTATTTCTTGCGTGTACCAATTGAAGTATTTTGAAAAAAGGAACTGAAGAATGAATACTTTGCAAGAGATAAAAAACTCAAGAATCATCTTTTTTTCTATAGCATAACTTAACTGAAGTTTCTTCAGAACGCTTACTCGAGCCAAAGCAAACGTATATGAAACAATTCTAAAACTAAATTGTTTATGTCCACAATTTTTTTTATGCGTATGTAAATCCACTTAACTCAATTCAGTAACAAATCTA comes from the Malus domestica cultivar Red Delicious-ww chloroplast, complete genome genome and includes:
- the ycf3 gene encoding photosystem I assembly protein Ycf3: MSWRSERIWVELIAGSRKTSNFCWAFILFLGSLGFLLVGTSSYFGRNFISLFPSQQIIFFPQGIVMSFYGIAGLFISSYLWCTILWNVGSGYDRFDIKEGIVCIFRWGFPGKNRRIFLRFLMKDIQSIRIEIKEGIYARRVLYMEIKGQGAIPLTRTDENFTPREIEQKAAELAYFLRVPIEVF